A part of Paenibacillus donghaensis genomic DNA contains:
- a CDS encoding response regulator transcription factor, translated as MYDILLVDDEPGHLTGLSNMLHRLRPEYGICTARNGREALDQCSIHSFQIIISDIRMPLMDGLHFLEQLPPSQTPRRVIYLSGYNHFEYAQQAMSLGSFEYMLKPLDTGKFISVLERMEKSLEQEFNALQEYERLAVRLDAAEPAFQHRLLNEWIEGTLAAAEDHEELIRILGFRGSGCLLVICTKEVRTPESVMALLQPYGLRTGFACRREPHLLIVASQLPLDSDLTQALVRLEMNVGISDYTDPLNGNVTEAYDEARIAAMCGFYAQAGESTVYLAKECRLDISRVLISDSRLAGLLGEAVAGWDGHHSLEVTVEKVICRMLGEEAPPLPEVLIREVTQLLFQVIYDLEILRANTQAALLRRASGLKDGIGGYQELIASSTDLLEDIARTVAEAKRDPKDKVMTQCLTYIDNHYMEDLSQETVAARFHFNPSYFCQLFKSRVNVTFNQYVTGLRLNKAKELLTHSNAKVYRIAEQLGYHDVKYFNRVFKKETALTPEEYRSLIRSLTEI; from the coding sequence ATGTACGATATTTTGCTGGTGGATGATGAGCCGGGGCATCTGACCGGACTGTCCAATATGCTGCACCGGCTGCGTCCGGAATATGGAATCTGCACAGCGAGAAATGGCCGGGAGGCGCTTGATCAATGCAGCATTCACAGCTTCCAGATTATCATTTCTGATATTAGGATGCCATTGATGGATGGCCTGCACTTTCTGGAGCAGCTTCCCCCTTCGCAAACTCCGCGCCGGGTAATTTATCTGAGCGGATACAATCATTTCGAGTATGCGCAGCAAGCGATGAGTCTGGGATCGTTTGAATATATGCTGAAGCCGCTGGATACAGGCAAATTCATCTCGGTGCTGGAGAGAATGGAGAAAAGCCTGGAACAGGAGTTCAACGCGCTGCAGGAATATGAGCGGCTTGCAGTCAGGCTGGATGCCGCAGAGCCGGCATTTCAACACCGGCTCCTGAATGAGTGGATTGAAGGTACGCTTGCTGCAGCGGAAGATCACGAAGAATTAATCCGGATTCTCGGCTTCCGCGGCAGTGGCTGCCTGCTGGTTATCTGCACGAAAGAGGTCAGGACACCGGAATCTGTGATGGCGCTGCTGCAGCCTTATGGCCTGCGCACCGGATTTGCTTGCCGCCGGGAGCCGCACCTGCTGATTGTGGCAAGCCAATTGCCGCTGGATTCGGATTTGACTCAGGCGCTTGTTCGGCTGGAGATGAACGTGGGCATCAGCGATTATACAGACCCTTTAAATGGCAATGTAACTGAAGCTTACGACGAAGCCCGGATTGCTGCGATGTGCGGCTTCTATGCACAGGCAGGTGAATCCACAGTCTATTTGGCCAAGGAATGCCGGCTGGATATCAGCCGGGTGCTCATTTCCGACTCCAGGCTGGCGGGACTGCTGGGGGAGGCAGTCGCTGGCTGGGACGGCCACCATAGCTTGGAAGTCACTGTAGAGAAGGTGATCTGCCGCATGCTTGGAGAAGAGGCGCCGCCGCTGCCCGAAGTGCTGATAAGGGAAGTAACGCAGCTTCTGTTTCAAGTGATTTATGATCTGGAGATCTTGCGGGCGAATACGCAAGCAGCGCTGCTCCGGCGCGCTTCCGGTCTTAAGGACGGGATTGGCGGGTATCAGGAATTGATAGCCTCTTCCACAGATCTTCTGGAGGATATTGCCCGAACTGTGGCGGAAGCGAAGCGGGACCCCAAGGACAAGGTGATGACACAGTGCCTCACTTATATAGACAATCATTACATGGAAGACTTGTCGCAGGAAACAGTCGCCGCCAGGTTTCATTTCAACCCCAGTTATTTCTGCCAGTTATTTAAGAGCCGGGTGAACGTGACGTTCAATCAATATGTAACCGGACTCCGGCTGAACAAGGCCAAAGAACTGCTGACGCATTCGAATGCGAAGGTGTACCGGATCGCTGAACAGCTAGGGTATCATGATGTGAAGTATTTCAATCGGGTGTTCAAAAAAGAAACAGCGCTCACACCGGAGGAATATCGTTCCCTGATACGCAGCCTGACTGAAATTTAA
- a CDS encoding carbohydrate ABC transporter permease, producing MRRNLWITKSLVYLLLVLGSLFCLFPIVWMVRTSLIDIGALYQIPPRIIPEILHWDNFRMALDAYPFGRFFANSLLITTLSILGVLLSSSLCAYSFSRMEWKGRDKIFGIILTGLMIPFFVVMIPQYVFWNALGLTDTFVPLVAPAWFGGGVFNIFLLRQFFLGIPRELDEAAKVDGAGHLRIYGQIIVPLAKQAMIVIGLLTFLASWNDYLGPLAFITSERNYTLMQGLTLFQGSYSAQWNLMMAATAVIVIPSLLVFLIAQRHFIEGIAMTGIKG from the coding sequence GTGAGACGAAACTTATGGATAACCAAATCACTGGTTTACCTGCTGCTTGTGCTGGGCAGCCTGTTCTGCCTGTTTCCAATTGTATGGATGGTCCGCACTTCGCTGATTGATATCGGAGCACTGTATCAGATTCCGCCCAGGATTATTCCCGAAATTCTCCATTGGGATAATTTCCGAATGGCCTTGGATGCTTACCCGTTTGGGCGTTTCTTTGCGAACAGTCTGCTTATCACGACGTTGTCGATCCTAGGGGTGCTGCTCTCCAGCTCCCTGTGCGCTTACAGCTTCTCACGTATGGAGTGGAAGGGCCGGGACAAGATCTTCGGAATTATTCTGACCGGACTGATGATTCCCTTCTTTGTCGTGATGATTCCGCAATATGTATTCTGGAACGCGCTGGGTTTGACGGATACCTTCGTTCCGCTGGTAGCCCCTGCCTGGTTTGGCGGAGGCGTGTTCAATATCTTTCTGCTGCGGCAATTCTTCCTTGGCATCCCGCGTGAGCTGGATGAAGCGGCCAAGGTGGATGGAGCCGGACATCTTCGGATTTACGGGCAGATTATTGTGCCGCTTGCCAAACAGGCGATGATTGTAATTGGTTTGCTGACCTTTCTGGCGAGCTGGAATGATTATCTGGGTCCGCTTGCTTTTATTACTTCCGAGAGAAACTATACGTTAATGCAGGGGCTGACCCTGTTTCAAGGCTCTTATTCGGCCCAGTGGAATCTGATGATGGCTGCGACGGCGGTTATTGTGATTCCGTCCCTGCTGGTTTTTCTGATTGCCCAGCGCCATTTTATTGAAGGGATTGCGATGACGGGTATCAAAGGCTGA
- a CDS encoding carbohydrate ABC transporter permease, with amino-acid sequence MNVTTDLANSRETVRRSGSRQRAAKELCYGLLFASPVLAGYLLLVLVPIAASIYLSFTSYSVGTVPEWLGIANYKNLFSGADPFFYPAVRATFYYVFVSVPLGIILSFFAALLLNQKIVGRSFFRGIFYLPVIIPLAASSMVWMWLLQPDFGIVNYLLELLHLPTSQWLGDTTSVVPTLILFSFWTLGNTIVIFLAGLQGIPRHLYEAIEIDGGSGFHKLIYITIPMSSSIIFFNTVIAFINGFQVFVQPSVMTQGGPNNRSLFYVLYLFNEGFKSSRMGSASAIAVLLFLVIALFTAMIFFFSKSLVYYEGKGEQR; translated from the coding sequence ATGAATGTAACAACGGATCTGGCCAATAGCCGTGAAACCGTCAGGCGATCCGGCAGCAGACAACGTGCTGCCAAGGAACTGTGCTACGGGCTGCTGTTTGCTTCACCTGTGCTGGCGGGATATCTGCTGCTCGTGCTTGTTCCGATTGCGGCCAGCATTTATCTCAGCTTCACCAGCTATAGCGTGGGTACGGTGCCGGAATGGCTTGGCATCGCTAATTACAAGAATCTTTTTTCAGGCGCGGATCCGTTTTTCTATCCGGCTGTCCGAGCAACGTTTTATTATGTTTTTGTCAGCGTGCCGCTGGGGATCATCCTGTCTTTTTTTGCGGCATTACTGCTTAACCAGAAGATTGTCGGCAGATCTTTTTTCCGCGGAATATTCTATCTGCCTGTTATTATTCCGCTGGCGGCCTCTTCCATGGTCTGGATGTGGCTGCTGCAGCCGGACTTCGGGATTGTCAACTATCTGCTGGAGCTGCTTCATTTGCCCACTTCACAGTGGCTGGGAGATACAACCTCAGTAGTACCGACTTTGATTCTGTTCAGCTTCTGGACGCTCGGCAACACGATTGTTATCTTTCTGGCCGGGCTTCAGGGAATCCCGCGTCACTTATATGAAGCCATCGAGATAGACGGTGGGAGCGGGTTCCATAAGCTGATTTATATCACGATTCCTATGAGTTCCTCCATCATCTTTTTCAATACGGTGATTGCGTTTATCAACGGATTTCAGGTCTTTGTCCAGCCTTCGGTGATGACTCAGGGCGGGCCAAACAATCGAAGCCTGTTCTACGTGCTTTATCTCTTTAATGAAGGCTTCAAGTCCTCCCGAATGGGCAGCGCCAGTGCGATCGCCGTGCTGCTGTTCCTGGTGATCGCCCTGTTTACGGCCATGATCTTCTTTTTCTCCAAATCGCTGGTTTATTACGAAGGCAAGGGGGAGCAGAGGTGA
- a CDS encoding ABC transporter substrate-binding protein encodes MNRKTKERGKTLRLLLAAVLLVGVLSGCSNNGGSTEGNTGGKVADQGSGGKSAESVKLKFTFWGSPQEKAAIEKATQAFTVKYPDIKVEAIHIPEADYDAKITAMVAGNEAPDLGYMHGELADPWQKDGKFVNMFELLDKDDELKRSDFLDYIWFKSSEDFAYGISTAGETFGLFYNKDLFDAASVDYPPAKPESAWSWDEFIKVAQKLTLDKNGKNAADPGFDPQNIKQFGVSFETWHGPIHATVINNEGEWVTKDGKFGFSQPEAAEAIQRLADLINVYHVAPSPVQMKSIPSQAVALQSKLAAMSMHGQWINLDLGAAKVNYDIGVLPKMKRSVPMGISGASVIYKSSKHQEEAWLLTKFLENPEGAIDLYKGGLWMPTMTKWYTDPELVARWAENNPAHPSGFKDAMMNNLLNNGVPNGSYYIKNFSKVNAITFSGMDEVWLGRKTALEAMKEIEAKVQPEIKGRYDVTP; translated from the coding sequence ATGAACCGTAAAACAAAAGAACGGGGCAAGACGTTAAGGCTGCTGCTCGCAGCGGTGCTGCTGGTTGGTGTACTATCGGGCTGTTCTAACAATGGCGGCAGCACAGAGGGCAACACAGGGGGAAAAGTGGCTGACCAGGGAAGTGGCGGCAAATCGGCAGAGTCCGTTAAGCTGAAATTCACATTCTGGGGCAGCCCGCAGGAGAAAGCGGCGATTGAGAAGGCCACCCAGGCTTTTACGGTTAAATACCCTGATATTAAAGTGGAGGCTATTCATATTCCAGAAGCGGATTATGATGCCAAAATCACGGCAATGGTAGCCGGCAACGAAGCACCGGATCTTGGGTATATGCATGGTGAGCTGGCCGACCCGTGGCAAAAAGACGGCAAATTTGTAAATATGTTCGAGCTGCTGGATAAAGACGATGAACTGAAACGCAGCGATTTCCTGGACTATATCTGGTTCAAGTCCTCAGAGGATTTTGCTTACGGCATCAGCACGGCTGGTGAAACGTTTGGTTTGTTCTACAACAAGGATTTGTTTGATGCAGCAAGCGTGGATTATCCTCCGGCCAAGCCGGAATCCGCCTGGAGCTGGGATGAATTCATTAAGGTGGCCCAGAAGCTGACTCTTGACAAAAATGGAAAAAATGCCGCTGATCCCGGATTTGACCCGCAAAATATCAAACAGTTCGGTGTCTCCTTTGAGACCTGGCATGGACCCATACATGCGACAGTGATCAATAACGAAGGCGAATGGGTGACGAAAGACGGCAAGTTCGGATTCAGCCAACCGGAAGCGGCGGAAGCCATCCAGCGGCTGGCGGATTTGATTAATGTGTATCATGTGGCACCTTCACCGGTGCAAATGAAATCCATCCCCTCCCAAGCGGTTGCGTTGCAGTCGAAGCTGGCCGCCATGTCGATGCATGGCCAGTGGATTAATCTGGATCTCGGTGCAGCCAAGGTCAATTATGACATCGGTGTGCTGCCCAAAATGAAACGCAGCGTTCCCATGGGCATCAGCGGAGCCTCTGTCATCTATAAATCAAGCAAACATCAGGAAGAAGCCTGGCTGCTGACGAAATTCCTGGAGAATCCGGAAGGTGCCATTGATCTGTACAAAGGCGGATTGTGGATGCCTACGATGACCAAGTGGTATACCGATCCCGAACTTGTCGCACGTTGGGCCGAGAATAATCCGGCACACCCCTCCGGGTTCAAGGATGCGATGATGAACAATCTGCTGAACAACGGGGTCCCCAATGGCTCCTATTACATTAAGAACTTCTCCAAAGTCAATGCCATTACGTTCTCTGGCATGGATGAGGTGTGGCTCGGCCGCAAAACCGCGCTGGAGGCGATGAAGGAAATTGAAGCCAAGGTTCAACCGGAAATCAAAGGACGATACGATGTAACGCCTTGA
- a CDS encoding glycoside hydrolase family 127 protein, which translates to MTKTDSTRAGHIQIRDPFWSEYIRLVREVMVPYQWKAINDLVEGAEPSHAIRNFKIAAGREEGEFYGMVFQDSDVAKWLEAVAYLLETKGDPELEGIADDVIDLVVQAQREDGYMNTYFMLKEPGKEWSDLAECHELYCAGHMIEAATAYYRATGKRKLLDAVCRFADYIDLVFGTEPGKLHGYDGHQEIELALVKLYHATGNEKYLELSRYFLEQRGQQPHFFEQEWEKRGRTLHFPQLSMVHDHEYSQSHLPVREQTSAEGHAVRLVYMCTAMADIAAETKDAGMLAACRKLWDNIVNKRMYITGGIGSMEQGESFTADYDLPADLAYAETCASVGLIFFARRMLQLHRNSEYADVMERALYNTVISGMSLDGTRFFYVNPLEVYPEVLGKNKNYNHVKAERQGWFSCACCPPNVARLLASLGDYMYSAEADTLYAELYIGGRVETVVAGMGVVIEQHSDYVSEGRVRFEVTPEQSAEFTLALRMPGWCDTARLTVDGKHRQLSSGDSDGYIRLTRMWQPGDTVELCFDMPVKRMKGHPLIRQTFSKVALQRGPFVYCLEEADNSARLYQLRLPEESEFILTEAEGVLHGIPMITVSGKRLKSAAAWVEGLYSSDAALASEQAELKFIPYFAWANRGVGEMSVWIEEEAKR; encoded by the coding sequence ATGACAAAAACAGACAGTACAAGAGCTGGCCATATTCAAATCCGCGATCCTTTCTGGTCTGAATATATCCGTCTGGTGCGCGAGGTGATGGTTCCGTACCAGTGGAAAGCGATCAATGACCTCGTGGAAGGGGCAGAGCCGAGTCATGCGATCCGAAATTTCAAGATTGCCGCCGGACGGGAGGAAGGCGAGTTCTATGGGATGGTCTTTCAAGACAGCGATGTGGCCAAATGGCTGGAAGCGGTAGCTTATCTGCTCGAAACAAAAGGGGATCCAGAGCTGGAGGGCATCGCTGATGATGTGATTGATCTTGTCGTCCAGGCACAGCGGGAAGACGGCTACATGAACACCTATTTCATGCTTAAGGAGCCGGGCAAGGAATGGAGTGATCTTGCAGAATGCCATGAGCTATACTGCGCAGGTCATATGATTGAAGCGGCAACAGCCTATTACCGGGCTACGGGCAAAAGAAAGCTGCTGGATGCGGTCTGCCGGTTTGCGGATTATATAGACCTTGTATTCGGAACTGAACCCGGCAAATTACATGGATATGATGGGCATCAGGAAATCGAATTGGCACTGGTCAAGCTGTATCACGCGACTGGTAATGAGAAGTATCTAGAGCTGAGCAGATACTTCTTGGAGCAACGGGGCCAACAGCCGCATTTTTTTGAGCAGGAATGGGAGAAACGTGGACGTACACTGCATTTTCCACAGCTGTCTATGGTTCACGATCATGAATATAGTCAATCACATCTGCCGGTAAGAGAGCAGACTTCAGCGGAAGGGCATGCGGTCCGTCTGGTCTACATGTGCACAGCTATGGCTGATATCGCCGCCGAAACGAAGGATGCCGGAATGCTGGCCGCGTGCCGGAAGCTATGGGATAACATCGTAAACAAACGGATGTATATTACAGGCGGGATTGGGTCCATGGAGCAGGGAGAATCTTTCACGGCAGATTATGATTTGCCGGCAGATTTGGCCTATGCCGAGACCTGCGCCTCTGTCGGGCTGATCTTTTTTGCCCGCCGGATGCTGCAGCTTCACCGGAATAGCGAATACGCCGACGTGATGGAGCGGGCGCTCTACAACACCGTAATCAGCGGTATGTCCTTAGATGGAACTCGTTTCTTCTATGTCAATCCGCTGGAGGTCTATCCTGAGGTGCTCGGCAAGAACAAAAATTATAATCATGTCAAAGCGGAACGGCAAGGATGGTTCAGCTGTGCCTGCTGCCCGCCGAATGTCGCCCGTCTACTGGCCTCGCTTGGTGATTATATGTATTCGGCAGAGGCAGACACCCTCTACGCCGAGCTCTACATCGGTGGGCGTGTGGAAACTGTGGTGGCCGGCATGGGGGTAGTGATTGAGCAGCATTCCGATTATGTCTCGGAAGGCCGGGTGCGCTTTGAAGTTACACCGGAGCAATCTGCAGAATTCACGTTGGCGCTGCGTATGCCGGGATGGTGCGACACCGCCCGGCTTACCGTAGACGGCAAACACCGTCAGCTCTCTTCTGGGGATAGTGACGGTTATATCCGGCTGACGCGCATGTGGCAGCCGGGTGATACGGTGGAGTTGTGCTTTGACATGCCGGTCAAACGAATGAAGGGGCATCCGCTGATCCGCCAAACCTTCTCCAAGGTTGCGCTGCAGCGGGGACCCTTCGTGTACTGCCTGGAGGAGGCGGATAATAGTGCAAGACTGTATCAGCTGCGCTTGCCTGAGGAGAGCGAATTTATCCTGACAGAGGCGGAAGGTGTTCTTCATGGAATCCCAATGATTACAGTTTCCGGCAAACGGCTGAAGTCCGCTGCTGCTTGGGTCGAAGGATTGTACAGCAGTGATGCCGCACTTGCCAGTGAGCAAGCTGAACTTAAATTCATTCCTTACTTCGCTTGGGCCAACCGCGGGGTGGGAGAAATGTCGGTCTGGATTGAAGAAGAAGCTAAGAGATAA
- a CDS encoding carbohydrate ABC transporter permease, producing the protein MQPKPKFKFTPSSLLLLVMFVILAALMLFPLYALFMASLKPATELFRYGLNVRVDFDMMSLNNYKSIFSGEGAAGNYFGWYKNSLVISALFTLLSLLFSSMVGYGLGMYRFKGRNLIFTLVLVVMMIPVEIILLPLYKLMISLKLINTIWGVILPFIVAPLPIFFFRQFALGLPRDFMDAGRMDGCSEYGIFFKIMVPLMAPAFGAITILQAMNSWNNFLWPLIVLRTTEQFTLPIGLASFVSPLGNNYEALIAGAVLAILPILLVFLFFQRYFMEGLTVGGVKG; encoded by the coding sequence ATGCAGCCTAAACCGAAATTCAAGTTCACCCCTTCTTCCCTGTTGTTGCTGGTGATGTTTGTGATCCTTGCCGCGCTGATGCTCTTTCCATTGTATGCGCTGTTCATGGCTTCGCTTAAACCGGCCACCGAATTGTTCCGGTACGGCCTGAATGTGCGGGTGGATTTCGATATGATGAGCCTGAACAATTACAAGAGCATTTTCTCAGGAGAAGGGGCGGCCGGAAACTATTTTGGCTGGTACAAGAACAGTCTCGTCATTTCGGCGCTGTTCACGCTGCTGAGTCTGCTCTTCTCGTCTATGGTGGGATACGGTCTTGGGATGTACCGCTTCAAGGGGCGAAATCTGATCTTTACTCTGGTGCTTGTGGTGATGATGATTCCAGTAGAAATTATTCTGCTGCCACTCTATAAATTAATGATTTCTCTGAAGCTGATCAATACGATCTGGGGCGTGATTCTCCCGTTTATCGTCGCGCCGCTGCCCATCTTCTTCTTTCGTCAGTTTGCACTCGGCCTGCCGAGAGACTTCATGGATGCAGGCAGAATGGACGGGTGCTCGGAATACGGAATATTCTTCAAGATCATGGTGCCGCTAATGGCTCCTGCCTTCGGAGCGATTACCATTCTGCAAGCCATGAACAGCTGGAATAATTTCTTGTGGCCGCTGATTGTGCTCCGCACGACAGAGCAGTTTACCTTGCCCATTGGGCTGGCTTCGTTTGTCTCGCCGCTGGGGAACAATTATGAAGCGCTGATCGCCGGAGCTGTATTGGCTATTCTGCCGATTCTGCTCGTGTTTTTGTTCTTCCAGCGCTACTTTATGGAGGGCTTAACTGTTGGCGGAGTCAAAGGATAA
- a CDS encoding carbohydrate ABC transporter permease has translation MQIERELRHNAKRGYRLGNSQKIAPYVFVLPFLLSFAVFFAYPLVNAGVMSFQEVLPGEVSFVGLDHYRGLWNEDFGAALYNSSRYTLLTLFLLIPVPMVLAVFLNAKTMMFSNFFRSALFIPALTSVVVAGVVFRLIFGELDGALMNTILHLFGIPSQRWLYSSSLGMFALLVLAGWRWIGINILYFLSALQSIPRELYEAAEMDGAGTMRRFMRITVPLLKPITIYVVTITIYGGYAMFTESYMLWAGKPSPQNIGLTIVGYIYQQGFQYFNLGFGSAIGITLLGITLLVSVLQLTLSGMFKRED, from the coding sequence ATGCAGATAGAAAGAGAGCTTAGGCATAACGCCAAAAGAGGGTACCGGCTGGGAAATTCGCAAAAAATAGCACCTTATGTATTTGTCCTGCCATTTCTCCTGTCCTTTGCCGTTTTCTTTGCCTATCCCCTGGTCAATGCCGGAGTGATGAGCTTTCAGGAAGTGCTGCCGGGGGAGGTTTCGTTTGTTGGACTAGATCATTACCGTGGCCTGTGGAATGAGGATTTTGGGGCGGCACTCTACAACAGCAGCCGTTATACCCTCTTGACGCTGTTCCTTCTGATTCCCGTCCCCATGGTGCTGGCCGTATTCCTGAATGCCAAGACAATGATGTTCAGCAATTTTTTCAGATCGGCTTTGTTCATCCCTGCGCTGACTTCGGTGGTGGTGGCAGGTGTGGTTTTTCGGCTGATCTTCGGCGAGTTGGACGGGGCATTAATGAATACCATCCTGCATCTGTTCGGCATTCCCAGCCAGCGCTGGCTGTACAGCTCAAGTCTTGGGATGTTCGCACTTCTGGTGCTGGCCGGCTGGCGCTGGATTGGGATCAATATTTTGTATTTCCTGTCCGCACTGCAGAGCATTCCCAGGGAGCTGTATGAGGCTGCCGAGATGGACGGGGCAGGCACGATGCGGAGATTTATGAGAATCACGGTTCCGCTGCTGAAGCCGATCACGATCTATGTCGTGACGATCACGATCTATGGCGGTTACGCCATGTTTACGGAGAGTTATATGTTGTGGGCAGGGAAACCTTCCCCGCAAAATATCGGGCTGACCATCGTTGGATACATCTACCAGCAGGGCTTCCAATATTTCAATCTCGGCTTCGGCTCAGCCATCGGCATTACTTTGCTCGGGATCACTCTGCTCGTAAGTGTGCTGCAATTGACGCTGAGCGGCATGTTCAAAAGGGAGGACTAA
- a CDS encoding ABC transporter substrate-binding protein yields MKKAFLCTTALLLILVMGLSGCGGNGNTETSPSNPPASNGGTKAEGGETEPAGGEAQKVVFWTFVDAHQKFYESMAASWNESHPDKAIELEATTIPYDDMHTKLLVALQSGVGAPDLVDIEQSKFPNFMKGTPQLVSLNDMLEPELGNIVKSRVEIYSKDNTYYGIDYHVGATVMYYNKEMLDQAGINPDDIKTWADFETAGKQMLEKTGKPMITFEGNGNWSWWPAISQQGSDQVDTDGKVTVDTPVNVKTMEFFQKLVKEGVAAVAPGAGHDTEEYFGYMDSGSAASVFMPFWFMNRFTDHIPDLKGKVIIRPMPAWEEGGNRSAGMGGTATSITNQAKNPEDIKEFLAYAKLSKEGNLQIWKQLGFDPIRTDVWSDPAMKESNKFTDYFGTDIFDTLISIKDEIAPVHIREKSPEVFDAIRNKAIPEIFIDMKEPAKVLKDVQASLK; encoded by the coding sequence ATGAAAAAAGCATTTTTGTGCACGACGGCTTTATTGTTGATTCTGGTCATGGGGCTCAGCGGGTGCGGTGGGAACGGGAATACAGAGACATCCCCGTCCAATCCGCCGGCATCAAACGGCGGTACTAAGGCTGAGGGTGGAGAAACAGAACCTGCCGGAGGCGAAGCACAAAAGGTGGTGTTCTGGACCTTCGTCGATGCCCATCAAAAGTTCTATGAGAGCATGGCGGCCAGCTGGAACGAAAGCCATCCGGACAAGGCGATTGAGCTTGAAGCGACTACCATTCCTTATGATGACATGCACACCAAGCTGCTGGTTGCCTTGCAGTCAGGCGTGGGAGCGCCGGATCTGGTCGATATTGAACAGAGCAAATTCCCGAATTTCATGAAGGGAACACCGCAGCTAGTATCGCTGAACGATATGCTGGAGCCGGAACTAGGCAATATCGTGAAGTCCAGAGTGGAGATCTACAGCAAGGACAACACGTATTACGGCATTGACTACCATGTAGGCGCAACCGTCATGTACTACAACAAGGAGATGCTTGATCAGGCGGGCATTAATCCGGATGACATCAAGACATGGGCTGACTTCGAAACGGCAGGCAAGCAGATGCTTGAGAAAACCGGCAAGCCGATGATTACATTTGAAGGCAACGGCAACTGGTCCTGGTGGCCGGCGATCAGCCAGCAGGGGTCCGACCAGGTGGATACTGATGGCAAGGTTACTGTAGATACGCCAGTCAACGTGAAGACGATGGAGTTCTTCCAGAAGCTGGTCAAAGAAGGTGTGGCGGCTGTCGCCCCTGGCGCAGGCCATGATACGGAGGAATACTTCGGGTATATGGATTCAGGAAGTGCGGCCTCCGTCTTTATGCCATTCTGGTTTATGAATCGCTTCACGGATCATATCCCCGATCTTAAGGGAAAGGTGATTATCCGGCCGATGCCAGCCTGGGAAGAAGGCGGCAACCGTTCAGCAGGTATGGGTGGAACCGCCACCTCCATAACGAACCAGGCAAAGAATCCGGAAGATATTAAGGAATTCCTGGCTTATGCCAAGTTATCCAAGGAAGGCAATCTGCAGATCTGGAAGCAGCTTGGGTTTGACCCGATCCGTACGGATGTGTGGAGTGATCCGGCGATGAAGGAATCCAATAAATTCACCGACTATTTCGGCACGGATATTTTTGACACCCTCATTAGCATTAAAGATGAAATTGCTCCGGTCCATATCCGAGAGAAATCGCCGGAAGTGTTCGATGCCATCCGGAACAAAGCGATACCGGAAATCTTCATTGACATGAAGGAACCGGCAAAGGTACTGAAAGATGTGCAAGCCAGCCTGAAATAA
- a CDS encoding helix-turn-helix transcriptional regulator — translation MNSPILHFISPPIPYFVDCGHATYAAGDYHINRNCIGVFDLIVVLKGTLPIGEDGRNWNLQEGEILILHPDGHHYGSAPCTEDTKIIWIHFQTFGSWKECTDMDECLDNQTQLIESHKQKAYLNHADVCSIFIPKHMKITAKAKEVLELFFEQEHEPQSLRNWKRQASFQLLLQHLDRDLAFPSDATAIQLAERVELFIRCNYTRDITNSILQKELNYHPNYLAKSMLKVYGMTPMAYLQNYRLEQSKRLLLQTAWSVARIAEEVGFHHVSHYSSRFSKKEGLSPSGFRSKFIRER, via the coding sequence ATGAACTCACCCATTCTCCATTTCATTTCGCCGCCCATTCCCTATTTTGTAGACTGTGGGCACGCCACCTATGCTGCCGGCGATTACCACATCAACCGCAACTGCATCGGTGTGTTTGATCTGATCGTCGTGCTGAAAGGAACCCTTCCTATCGGTGAAGACGGCAGAAACTGGAATCTGCAGGAAGGAGAGATCCTGATTCTCCATCCCGACGGGCATCATTACGGCTCTGCTCCCTGCACCGAGGATACCAAGATCATCTGGATTCATTTCCAGACGTTTGGCAGTTGGAAGGAATGTACGGATATGGATGAATGCCTGGACAATCAGACCCAGCTGATCGAAAGCCATAAGCAGAAGGCCTATCTGAACCATGCCGATGTTTGCTCCATTTTTATCCCTAAGCATATGAAGATTACCGCCAAGGCAAAGGAAGTGCTGGAGCTGTTTTTTGAACAGGAGCATGAACCCCAGTCCCTGCGCAACTGGAAACGCCAAGCCTCCTTTCAGCTCTTACTGCAGCATCTCGACCGCGATCTGGCCTTCCCTTCCGATGCAACCGCCATTCAGCTTGCAGAGAGGGTAGAGTTGTTTATCCGCTGCAATTATACCCGTGATATTACCAACTCCATCCTGCAAAAGGAGCTGAATTATCATCCGAATTATCTGGCCAAAAGCATGCTTAAGGTCTATGGAATGACGCCGATGGCTTATTTGCAGAACTACCGTCTGGAGCAGTCCAAACGCCTGCTGCTGCAGACTGCCTGGTCTGTGGCCCGCATCGCCGAGGAGGTCGGATTTCATCACGTCTCCCATTATTCCTCCCGTTTCTCCAAGAAGGAGGGTCTCTCACCATCAGGCTTCCGCAGCAAATTCATCCGGGAACGCTAG